TTTAGCCGGCCGTGAGACCCCCGTCAACGACAAGAACGTGACCCGTCACGTACCGGGCCGCCGGCGAGGCCAAAAACACGGCGACCCCCTTCAGGTCCTCGGGCTGACCGACGCGACCCATCGGGATCGTTGAACGAATCCGGTCGCCGGCTTGTTCCAGCACACCGCGCGTCATCCGCGTTTCGAAGAACCCCGGGGCGATCACGTTCACCCGCACGCCGTAGGGCGCCCACTTCACGGCCAGGTCCCGGCTCAAGGCAATGATGCCTCCCTTGGAAGCGGTGTAGCCGACGGCGGCCAGGACGTCCTCGGGCATCCCGATCCAGCCGGCCACGGACGCCACGTTGACGATGCTCCCGGACCCCTGACGGATCATATGGCGGCCGACGGCCTGACACGTCAGGAACGTACCCGTCAGGTTCGTCCGGAGGACCCACTCCCAACGTTCGAGGGGCATCTCCAGGGAGGGTGCTCCCCAGGCGACGCCGTGGGCGTTCACCAGGACGTCGACGCGACCGGCCTTTTCGAGGACCGTCCGGACGACCGTCTCGACCTGAGACGGGTCGCCGACGTCGGCCGCCAGGGCCTCACAGGCCAGGCCTCGGGCCGTCAGGGCCTGCTCGGTCTCGTCCAGCCATTCTCGCCGCCGGGCCACGATGAACACGCGGGCGCCGGCCTCGGCCAGGCCCTCGGCCATCGCCCGTCCGAGGCCCCGGGAGCCGCCCGTCACCAAGGCGACCTGCCCCGTCAGGTCAAAGAGCGCCTGCACGTGCATGAATGCCTCCGTCCAGGGGGTACAAAACGGGCATTTGACATCCCCGCAGATTCATCCTAAGATACCATACTCACGTTCCCCCCGATATGGAAAGGAAGCGACGTGGCGGGGCGCGCCCATCCCGAGGCCGGTAGGATGGAAGTCCCCCTACGTCACGCCAGGGGAGGTCAGTCCATGCAGGTCATGAGCATACCCCTGCAGGCGGAATGGCTCGTATGCGCTGACACGATTAAAGTCACGACGGACCGGAAGATCGGCCTCTACAACCTGACGGACCGCATCGCGGCCTTTATCGAGAAGACGGGGCTTCAGGAGGGGATCGTCGTCGTCAGCACGCTTCACACGACGACGGCCATCTTCATCAACGAGTTTCAAGACGCCCTCTTACGGGACATCCAGCAGGTCTTGGAAGACCTGGTCCGGGAGGACCAGTTCTACTATCACAACTGCGACGACTACTCGGATTGTGAGCGGAGGAACGCCACGGCCCACCTGCGTTCGCTCCTCCTGGGTCATCAGGTCGTCATCCCCGTCCATCAAGGTCGGCCCGCCGTCGGGACGTGGCAGAACATCATCTTGGCCGAACTCGACGGGCCCCGGACCCGTTCGATTCACCTCCAGGCGATGGGCCTCCCCCGAAACGGCCGTCTGTAACCCAGGCCGTCCCCCTCATGAAACCGTAAGCCTCCGGCCTACGGTGCACGTCCTGTCGTCCACTGCCAGGCGACGCACCGGACGTGACCCAGCAGGTCTCGCCACTGTCCGATGCACCGTCCTCCCAGACGACTCAGCCACTGAATGACACGCGGGGCTTGGCCGGCCCCGACCTCGACGATGAGGACTCCCCCCGGCCGCAGACGGCGTTTCGCCTGCCGGCCCAGGGTCGTGTACACGTAGGACGGGCCCCGCGGATGAAAGAGGGCCGCCGGGGGCTCATAGTCTCGGACCTCGGGCGGGGCCTGGCGCCATTCTCGGCGGGTCATATACGGCGGATTGGCGATGACGAGGTCCCACAAAGGCCGGGGCGGCGTGGCATCGAGCCAGTGTCCGCACCATACGTGGACCCGGTCGTGGACGCCGTACCGTTCTGCATTCTGACGGGCGGCCCGGACGGCTGTCAGCGATATGTCGACGGCCCAGACACGGCATCTCGGGTAGGCCCGGGCCAGGGCGATCGCCAGGGCCCCGACGCCGGTCCCGACGTCGACGATGGCCCCGGCCCACGCCCGGTCGGGCCACAGGTCCAGGACGGCCTCGACCAGGGTCTCGGTCTCCGGTCGGGGAATGAAGACGCCGGTCGGGACGACCAAGTCGGCCATATCCCAAAAGCCCCAGGTCCCCAGGACGTACTGGAGGGGCCATCCGCCCAGCCATCGGTCCACGGCGGCCCGGAATTGGGCCTCGACCGACGGGGGGACGTCCCGGTCCAGGTCGGCCATCACGGCTTCGGGTGGAGTGCGGAAGCCGTCGGCCAGCAGACGTACCAGGCGGAGGAAGACTTGCTCCGTCGAGAGGTTCGGGCACTGTTGCCGGACCCGGCGAAGGGCTTCCTGGATCAGGGTGCGGGCTTGCATCGAGGCACCGGAAGGCTCACGGCGGGGCGACTCGACGGGCCTTTTGACAGACTTCTTCGGCTTCGGCCCAGGCTCGGGCGTAGGCTGGGTCCTCAGGGCTCATGCAGGCCAGGGCTTGAATTCGTGTATCACAGGCCCGGACCCAGGCCTGCTGGGCTTCCGCCGTCGCCGCCTGCCGCTGGAGCGCTTGGACCTGGGCGGGCGTCATCGAGCAGGTCGGCGGGACGGCCGGGACTGGTAGGCCCTCCGGGGGCCGCAGGATATCGGAGCTCGGGAGTACCGGCGGGGTACCCGACGTTTGGAAGACCCGAGCGCCTCCATAGAGGAGAGCCGCACCGATGAGCAGGCCGACCAAGCCGGCCACCACCCAGGACCTCTTCGACATCCGACCCGGTCCCGTCGAGACCTCGGGCACCGCCGGTTCGGCCGCCGGGACCTCCGGTACGGGTCGGGGTTCCACCCGAGTCATGACGGCTCGCAGACGGGCGTCCAGGTCCTGGAGATAATCTACGGCGGGGCCTACGACGGGGGCCCGATTCCACTCGAGCCGTTTCCAAGCGGTCCAGGCGTCTAACAGACGCCCCTGGGCTAAAGCCGATTCCATCTCGGAGCGCCATCGGGGAAAGGCCGCCGAAGGCTTCTCTCGCAGGGACGGCCCGGCCGGACGGGGGGCTTCGGAAGACGTCCAAGGTTCAGGCGCCAGGGGCTCCAGAGGTCCATCCCGAAATCCCTGCACCACACGAGACCGTCGTTCCTCGACCCAACTTTCCTGGGCCAGGCTCTGGGCGACCCAGGGGTCGAAGCGTTGGAGGACTTCGTGGAACCACAGGGCGGCTTCTTCATCTCGGTCTCGTAAGGCCCGAAATCGCCACTCCTTGATCTGATTTTCCATCTGGCGGCGATAGTCTGCGTAATACCCTTGGGGGTCGCGAAAGAACCGCTGAAGATGGGCTTCGTCGGCTTCGAGACCGACCCGCCGGTACAGGCGGTTCAGCGACCGAGCCAGGGCCGTCAGGTCCGGCCGGCTCGGTTCCAGCAGACTCCGGACCCAGGCGTCCAGTTCGCCAGGGAGCCAGGGGGCCACGGCCTGTAAGGGAAGCCGCAGGGTCCATACGGGCTGACCGGATTCGTCCTGGACCCACGGCCATCGGCCCGTCAGCAGAAAATAGGCCGTCACGCCGAGGCTGTAAGTATCCCACAGACGGCCGGTCGGGACGTCGGTTTCGGACGTGCCCGAAAGCCCGCCCAGGCGGGCCGCCTCCCAGGGACACGCAAAGCCATAGGCCG
Above is a window of bacterium HR11 DNA encoding:
- the gno gene encoding Gluconate 5-dehydrogenase, translating into MHVQALFDLTGQVALVTGGSRGLGRAMAEGLAEAGARVFIVARRREWLDETEQALTARGLACEALAADVGDPSQVETVVRTVLEKAGRVDVLVNAHGVAWGAPSLEMPLERWEWVLRTNLTGTFLTCQAVGRHMIRQGSGSIVNVASVAGWIGMPEDVLAAVGYTASKGGIIALSRDLAVKWAPYGVRVNVIAPGFFETRMTRGVLEQAGDRIRSTIPMGRVGQPEDLKGVAVFLASPAARYVTGHVLVVDGGLTAG
- the prmC_2 gene encoding Release factor glutamine methyltransferase encodes the protein MQARTLIQEALRRVRQQCPNLSTEQVFLRLVRLLADGFRTPPEAVMADLDRDVPPSVEAQFRAAVDRWLGGWPLQYVLGTWGFWDMADLVVPTGVFIPRPETETLVEAVLDLWPDRAWAGAIVDVGTGVGALAIALARAYPRCRVWAVDISLTAVRAARQNAERYGVHDRVHVWCGHWLDATPPRPLWDLVIANPPYMTRREWRQAPPEVRDYEPPAALFHPRGPSYVYTTLGRQAKRRLRPGGVLIVEVGAGQAPRVIQWLSRLGGRCIGQWRDLLGHVRCVAWQWTTGRAP
- the pknA gene encoding Serine/threonine-protein kinase PknA, whose amino-acid sequence is MEKAVLTPFSRTEGLCQVNMNPWTRYRDARVTRRTTVGELWEALDVREGVPVRIWRVLRFDYFHEAFRRSIEELLDNWQGLPPSVFLRPAGRFHEGLDLYVVFEAGRLQPLDQFFSHVPLFPWPVACMVLEQVLRGLQEFYHRMDEAGRREASHGRLGLSTIFLDETGQVRIVPPVVAPGYASAYGFACPWEAARLGGLSGTSETDVPTGRLWDTYSLGVTAYFLLTGRWPWVQDESGQPVWTLRLPLQAVAPWLPGELDAWVRSLLEPSRPDLTALARSLNRLYRRVGLEADEAHLQRFFRDPQGYYADYRRQMENQIKEWRFRALRDRDEEAALWFHEVLQRFDPWVAQSLAQESWVEERRSRVVQGFRDGPLEPLAPEPWTSSEAPRPAGPSLREKPSAAFPRWRSEMESALAQGRLLDAWTAWKRLEWNRAPVVGPAVDYLQDLDARLRAVMTRVEPRPVPEVPAAEPAVPEVSTGPGRMSKRSWVVAGLVGLLIGAALLYGGARVFQTSGTPPVLPSSDILRPPEGLPVPAVPPTCSMTPAQVQALQRQAATAEAQQAWVRACDTRIQALACMSPEDPAYARAWAEAEEVCQKARRVAPP